A region of Periplaneta americana isolate PAMFEO1 chromosome 16, P.americana_PAMFEO1_priV1, whole genome shotgun sequence DNA encodes the following proteins:
- the LOC138692003 gene encoding zinc finger protein 664-like isoform X1 encodes MDLIKLEPEDDCLDLQQDNTYKLEDNNASSKEGNLSHLDVTGMKADCVDYSYEIKSEIKVEDTSLPASFAFVKCEVDEDLFDVDRVQQEQKVEVSSEEDEVFSESVVDNVEKRVSHQCTSINHEEHKLTHCGSIINDVSNNSNKCNICSEDFVTSQSLELHFRIHTRKKSFKCDICGKCFLRLTQLRKHIRIHTGEKPFKCGACGKCFSQSGHLKQHTRIHTGEKPFTCNVCGKCFSASVNCTKHARIHTGERPFKCEACGKCFSASGDLNRHLRVHTGDRPFKCELCRKCFTTSGDLNRHARIHTGERPFKCDVCGKCFSISQALSRHAGIHKAKCDSKVRRVERVSRHRQF; translated from the exons ATGGATTTAATCAAGTTGGAACCTGAGGATGATTGTTTGGACTTACAACAAGACAACACGTACAAATTAGAAGACAATAATGCTTCATCAAAG GAAGGGAATTTGTCGCATCTGGACGTGACGGGTATGAAGGCAGATTGCGTGGATTACAGTTACGAAATCAAATCAGAGATAAAAGTTGAAGATACGTCACTGCCTGCGAGCTTTGCATTCGTGAAATGTGAAGTTGAT GAAGATTTGTTTGATGTGGACAGAGTTCAGCAGGAACAGAAAGTGGAAGTATCTTCAGAGGAGGATGAAGTGTTTTCTGAGAG cGTTGTGGATAATGTTGAGAAGAGAGTTTCACATCAATGTACCAGCATTAATCATGAAGAACACAAATTGACACATTGTGGTTCAATCATTAACGATGTGAGCAATAATTCTAACAAGTGCAATATATGCAGCGAGGATTTTGTAACATCGCAATCTCTGGAACTTCATTTTCGTATACACACAAGAAAAAAGTCATTCAAATGCGATATCTGTGGCAAGTGTTTCTTACGATTGACACAATTACGCAAACACATTCGCATTCACACgggcgaaaagccattcaaatgcggggcgtgtggaaagtgtttttcacaATCCGGACATTTAAAACAACATACACGCATTCACACAGGCGAAAAGCCATTCACATGCaatgtgtgtggaaagtgtttttcggcATCAGTAAATTGTACTAAACATGCTCGAATACACACGGGCGAAAGACCATTCAAATGTGAGgcgtgtggaaagtgtttttcggcATCAGGAGATTTAAACAGACATTTACGCGTACACACTGGGGataggccattcaaatgcgagttATGCCGAAAGTGTTTCACAACATCGGGTGATTTAAACAGACATGCACGCATACACACCGGCGAAAGGCCGttcaaatgcgatgtgtgtgggaagtgtttctcCATTTCGCAAGCTTTAAGCAGACATGCAGGCATACATAAGGCGAAATGTGATTCAAAAGTGAGGCGTGTGGAGAGAGTTTCTCGGCATCGGCAGTTTTAA
- the LOC138692003 gene encoding uncharacterized protein isoform X2 produces MDLIKLEPEDDCLDLQQDNTYKLEDNNASSKEGNLSHLDVTGMKADCVDYSYEIKSEIKVEDTSLPASFAFVKCEVDEDLFDVDRVQQEQKVEVSSEEDEVFSESSTSPVLWL; encoded by the exons ATGGATTTAATCAAGTTGGAACCTGAGGATGATTGTTTGGACTTACAACAAGACAACACGTACAAATTAGAAGACAATAATGCTTCATCAAAG GAAGGGAATTTGTCGCATCTGGACGTGACGGGTATGAAGGCAGATTGCGTGGATTACAGTTACGAAATCAAATCAGAGATAAAAGTTGAAGATACGTCACTGCCTGCGAGCTTTGCATTCGTGAAATGTGAAGTTGAT GAAGATTTGTTTGATGTGGACAGAGTTCAGCAGGAACAGAAAGTGGAAGTATCTTCAGAGGAGGATGAAGTGTTTTCTGAGAG ctcgaccagtcctgttttatggttgtga